The stretch of DNA CGGCGGCGTCGGCATTGGCAAAGCGCACGCCGTCCAGCGTCACCGCCAGCTTGCCGTCGCGGCGCTGCCAGCGCACGTCGCCGGCGATCTGGTCGAACGGCAGGCGCGGGTCTTCGAACAGCCCTGGCAGCGCCAGCGCCGCGTCGGTGCCCTCGAAGCGCGCGCTGCCCTGCTGGTCGTCGAGGGTGAAGGTGCCGGACAGGCGCGAGAAGCCCGGCGTGCCCAGGCGCGGATGCCCGCCGGCGTCGAGCGCCGGCACCGCCGGCTGCCCGTTGATCGAGACCTCGCGCAGCGTGCCCTGGATGCTGTAGTGCGGCTTGCCGCCGCCGCGCTCGAGCATGCCGGTGCGCGCGCGGGTCCAGCTGACGTTGAGGTTGTCGATATGCCCCGCTGGCTGCAGCGCGCGCAACTGGCGCAGCACCGCGGTATCGATCGGCATCGAGGTGGCCAGCGCGCGCACCGTGTTCAGGTCCAGCGAGGGCGCCTTCAGCGAGAACCGGTTCAGCGTGCCGTCCTTGGCCCGGGCCCAGCCGATGGCGACCTTGCGCATGCCTTCGCGCCAAGTGCCGTCGACCACCGCGGGCGCGTTGCCGGCGTCGGGCGCCGCTGGCTGCTGGGGCTGCAGCGGCTGCCATAGCAGCGTGTCGACGGTCAGCAAATTGCTGCCGTCGCGCTCGGTCCGGTGCAGCAGCAGGGCCTGCGCGTTGGCCAGCCGCAGCGGCGCGGCGGCGCCGGCCAGCTGCAGGTCGACGCCGCTGGCGCGCAGCCGGGTCTGGCTGCGCACGATGCGCCCCTGACGGAATTCGATGCTGCCGTCGGTACTGAAGGTGCCGCTGGCGACGCGCTCGAACATCGCCAGGTAGCGCTGCAGCACCGGCAGCTGCAACTGGCCGAGGTCCCAGGTGGCCTGGCCGGTCCAGTGGCGCCAGTTGCCGGCGCTGTGCAGGTAGTCGTCGCGGAAGGTCGAGCGCACCTCGAGCGGGCGCGGGCCCAGCGCCGGCGAGCGCGCTTCCAGGTGGAAGGTGTGGCGCGCGCCGTCGCGGCGTGTGTCGAGGCGGATCTCGCCGATGTCGAGCCGGGGCAGGCGCGCCTTTTCGTCGAGCCAGCGCAGCTTGCCGTCGGACAGCGCCACGCGGCCCTGCGACATCAGCCAGCCCAGGAAGCGGTCGTCGTCCTGCTGGCCGCCGGTGGCGTCGACCACCATGCCGGCGACCAGCAGCCGGCCCTCGGGGGTGCGGCGCACCAGGATGTCGGTGCCGCTGGCGCTCAGGCTGACGAACTGCAGGTTCATGCTGACCAGCGAGCGCCACGCCAGCTTGCCGTCGAGCGTGGCCGCCGACAGCAGCGCGCGCTGCTGGCCGTCCACCGCGCTCAGGCCGCGCGCGCGGAAGGCGGGGTGCCAGCCGTCCCAATAGGTATCGAGCGAGCCGATCCTGACCTGCGCCGACAGCGCCTGCGAGCCGCGCTGTTCCAGCCACTCGCGCGCGGCCGAGGCCTGCGGCCACAGCACGAAGCGGATCAGCAGCCCGGCCGCCAGCGCCAGCACGGCCAGCACCAGCGCCACGCGTACCAGGCCGCGGCCCAGGGCGCGCCAGAACGGATGGCGCACGGCCGCCGCGACCGCTCGCGCACTGGCGCGGGCCAGTGCCCCGGCGCGCGCCCACGTGGAACTCCGCCGGGGGGCGTCGGGGGCGTCAATGACAAGGGAACCGGTGGGCGTAGCGGGCAGCGTGGTGGCGGCCTCGTGCCCGCCCGCGCCGCCATTGGGGGGAGAACCGTCAGCGGGTTGTGGGGCGCGGCTGGACATGCGCAGATTATCCGACAATACTAGCCGCTCTCCAATCTGGTGCCCGGCCGGCTAAAACAAGAAATGCGCAAGCTGCGCGCACCGCGGCGGGTACCCCTGGCCGCACCTTTCGCACCTTTGCTTGCATTTCAAATACTGGAATGACTGCCTCTGATCCGACGAGTTCCGCCGCTGGCGACGCTGCCGGCCAACATGGCCCGCGCGCCACACCGGAACCCGCCCATGCGGCGTCCGTCGCACCGGGGCAGGGCCCGGGCACCATGGCCGCCGGCGCCTTTGCCGTCACCGCGGCGCAGGCGCCGCAGCCGGATGGCGAAGGCGCCCGGGCAGGCGGCGACGTATTGTACTCGGCCGCGTACTCGCACTACGCGCGGCGCGTGCTGCAGGCCCGCCCGGACCTGCCGGAAATCCTCGCCGCCGCGGTGGCGCAGCCGCTCACGCGCGCCTGGATGGCAGCGCGGCTGCAGGCGTTGCACACGCCCTCGGCCGATGCCGAAGATGCCGCCAAGCGCGCGCTGCGCCGGCTGCGTGCCGAGGTCATGTGCGCGGTGATCGAGCGCGACCTGCGCGGCCTGGCGACGCTGGGCGAGGTCACCGGCGCCATGACCGACCTGGCCGAACTGGCGATCCAGCACGGCCTGGCGGTGCTGGGCGACGATCTTGCCGCCACCTTCGGCCGCCCGGTCGGCGCGCACAGCGGCGAGGTGCAGGAGCTGGTGGTGGTGGGCATGGGCAAGCTGGGCGGGCGCGAGCTCAATGTCTCGTCCGATATCGACCTGATCTTCCTCTACGACGAGGACGGCGAGACCCAGGGCGGCCAGCGCACCCTGTCCAACCACGAGTACTTCATCCGCCTGGGCCGCCGCCTGATCAACCTGCTCGCCGACGTGACCGCCGACGGCTACGTCTTCCGTGTCGACATGCGGCTGCGTCCCAATGGCGATGCCGGGCCGCTGGCCTGCAGCCTGGGCATGCTGGAGGAATACCTGGTGGTGCAGGGGCGCGAGTGGGAGCGCTACGCCTGGATCAAGGGCCGCGTGGTGTCGGCGCTGGACTCGCCCCATGCGCAGCGTACCGCCGGCCTGCTGGCGCGGCTGACGTCGCCGTTCGTGTTCCGGCGCTACCTCGACTACGGCGTGATCGCGGCGATCCGCTCGCTGCATGCGCAGATCCGCAGCGAGGCCGCCAAGCGCAGCGGCGGCCTGCCCGGGCACGGTGTCAACCAGCGCTCGTTCAATATCAAGCTGGGCCGCGGCGGTATCCGCGAGATCGAATTCATGGCGCAGGTATTCCAGCTGATCCGCGGCGGCCAGGATCCCGCGCTGCGGATCCGGCCGACGCTGGAGGTGCTGGCGGTGGCGGTCGAGCGCGGCCTGCTGCCCGCCGGCCAGGCCGCACAGCTGGGCGATGCCTATCGCTTCCTGCGCCAGCTCGAACACCGGCTGCAATACCGCGACGACGCGCAGACCCACCACCTGCCCACTGCACCGGACGAGCAGCAGGCCGTGGCGCGGATGATGGGCTGCGCCGACTGGCCGGCGTTGCTGGCGCGGCTGGCCGAGCTGCAGGAACCGGTCGCGCAGCAGTTCGAGGCCACCTTTTCCGACCCCGACGCCGGCCCGTGCGAGGCCCTGTGGCCCGACATCGTCATGGAAGACAGCGCCGCGCGCGCGCAGGACACCCCGCGCCAGGACGCGTCGCAGGCCGAAGCCGACAGCGCGGTGCCGTGCCAGCGTCTGCAGGCCGCCGGCTTTACCGACTGCAATGCGCTGCTGGACCGGCTGCGCGCGATCGCCGCCTCGCTGCGCTATCGCGCGCTGTCCGAAGCCAGCCGCGCGCGCTTCGACCAGCTGGTCAACCGCGCGCTCGACCTGGCCGCGCGCCAGGACGATCCAGACAGCACCATCGGACGCTTTATCGACTTCCTCGAGGCGATCAGCCGGCGCGCCTCCTACCTGTCGCTGCTGTCCGAATACCCGCAGGCGATGGACCGGGTCGCGCAGACCCTGCATGCCTCGCGCTGGGCCGCGGCCTACCTGACGCGCCATCCGCAACTGCTCGACGAACTGCTCGACAGCGACGCGCTGGCCGGCGCGCCCGACTGGGCCGCGTTCCGCAAGCGCCTGCATGAACGGCTGCTGGCCGCGGAAGGGCAGGTCGAGCAGCAGATGGACATCCTGCGCCGCGAGCACCATGCCGAGACCTTCCGCGTGCTGCTGCAGGACCTGCAGGGCATGCTGACGGTCGAGCAGGTGGCCGACCGCCTGTCGGACCTGGCCGATGCCATGCTCGACGCGACCCTGGAAACGGTGTGGCGCCAGCTCGCCACGCGCCATCGCGAGGTGCCGCGCTTCGCCGTGATCGCGTATGGACGGCTGGGCGGCAAGGAACTGGGCTATGCCTCGGACCTCGACATCATCTTCCTGTACGACGACGAGCACGAGCGCGCGCCCGAGGTCTATGCCGCCTATGCGCGCCGCCTGATCACCTGGCTCACCAGCCATACCGCGGCCGGCGCGCTGTTCGACGTCGACACGCGGCTGCGCCCCAATGGCGCGGCCGGCCTGCTGGTGACCAGCTTCGACGCGTTCCGCCGCTACCAGCTGCGCGAGGGCGACAACACCGCCTGGGTGTGGGAACACCAGGCGCTGACGCGCGCACGCTTCTGCGCCGGCGACGCCGCCATCGGCGCGCGCTTCGAGGCGTTGCGCGACGAGGTGCTGTGCCAGGAGCGCGACGCCGCGGCGCTGCGCGGCGAGATCGCGCAGATGCGCCGCAAGGTTGCCGAAGGGCATCCCAACCCCACCGAGCTGTTCGACCTGAAGCACGATCGCGGCGGCATGGTCGATATCGAATTCACGGTGCAGTACCTGGTGCTGCTGCATAGCCGCGCCCATCCGCAGCTGACGCGCAATGCCGGCAATATCGCGCTGCTGCGCGAAGCCGGCGAGCTGGGCCTGATCGATGCCAGGCTGGCGCTGGCGGTGGGCGACGCCTACCGGCTGTTCCGCGCGCGCCAGCACCAGCTGCGCCTCGACGGCCAGGTCCATGCGCGCGTGGCGCCGGCGTCGATGGCCGCGCAGGTCGCGGCGGTGGGCACGCTGTGGCGGGCCGTGTTCGGTGAGGGCTGACGCCGCGCGGCCGCCGGCACCGCCCGGCGCATCGTGGCCGGGGCTGCTGGCGGGGGTGGCGCTGGTATGGGCGCTGTCGGCGGCGTTCACCTTCCTGCCGTGGTGGCACGCGCATGGCCTGTACCTGCGCGATGCGGTGCGGGTGGACGGGCAGTGGTGGCGCCTGGCCACGGCGATGTGGGTGCACCTGGACGGCCATCACTGGCTGGCCGACATGCTCGCCGCCACCGGCGTGCTGGCGATCTGCGCGCGCGTGGCGCGGGTGCGCAGCCTGTTGCTGGTGCTGGTGGCGTGCGGCATCGCGGTGCAGCTGGTGCTGCTGCGCGTGCCGGCGATTGCCTGGTACGGCGGGCTCTCGGGCGCGCTGCACGGGCTGGCGCTGTGGGGCGCGCTGGGGCTGCTGCGCGCGCCCGGACTGGCGCGCATCACCGGCGTGCTGCTGTGCCTGGGTGTGCTGGCCAAGGTCTGGGTGGAACAGTCGTGGCTGGCGCCGGTGGTGTTCGATCCGGCGTGGGGCTTCGGCGTGGTGCGCGTGGCGCATGCGGCCGGCGCCGTGGCCGGCCTGCTGTGCTGGGTGTTGCAGGAGTGGTGGCTGGCGCGGCGGCCGGCGGGCGATAGCGGCGCCGCCGCCTGAGTACCACCGCTGCCGCTAGACGCGGCGGCGCAGCGCGAATCCGGTCAGTCCCGCCAGGGCGAGCAGCAGCGCGCTCCACAGCGGCACCGCGCCGCCGCCACCGCCGCCATCCGCGGCCGGTGCCGGCGCGGCCTGCGCCGGCGGCATGCCCAGCGCGGCCAGCAGCGCGCCGTCGGCATCGAGCAGCCCCGCGCCGCACACACCCGGGTTGGTGGTGCAGAACGTGCCGGAGGGATGCGGGCGCGCCGAACTCTTCAGCGCCGCGGTGACCTGCGCCGGTGTCAGCGAGCCGTTGAGCGTGAACATCATCGACACCACGCCCGAGACCATCGGCGCGGCGAAACTGGTGCCCGCCGACGACGCCACCACGTAGTTGCCCAGCGTCGTCTTGCCGTCGTTGCTGAGCGTGCGGATCACCGAAGGCGTGACCGTGCAGCGGCCGTCGACCACCTGCGAGTTGCCGCAGCCGCCGCCCGGCGCGCTGATCGCCACCTGCGGGCCGACGTTGGCATAGCTGGCGTTCTCGCCGCCGTTGGCGTGCGCGGTGACCGCGATCACGCCGCTGCAGTCGGCCGGCGCCTCGACCGCGCCGCGGTTGTTGCCGGCCGCAGCCACCACCACCACGCCGCGCGCATTCAGGTCGTTGACGGCCTGCTGTTCGATGCTGCTGCAGGTGCCGCCGCCGAGGCTGATATTGACCACGCGCGCCGGGTTCGGGTTGTCCGGCACGTTCGGCACCGGCAGGCCGCCGGCCCAGCGCATGCCCTCGACGGTGTCGGACAGCAGCGCGCCGCAGCGTCCCGACACCCGCACCGGCAGGATGCGCGCATTCCAGTCGACGCCCGCGATATCGCGCGAGTTATTGGTCAGCGCCCCCAGCACGCCGGCCACGCGCGTGCCATGCCAACTATTGTTGGTCGGCTCCGGCGTGGGCGTGCTGCTGCCCGGGCAGGTGAAGCCGGCCGGCAGGCCGTCGCCGGCATCGGTCGGATCGCCGTCGCGGCCGTCGCCGTCATTGGAAACCGTGGTGGTGCTGATGAAGTCGAAGCCGGACAGCAGCCGTCCCTGCAGATCGGGATGGGGCAGGATGCCGGTGTCCACCACCGCCACCACCATGCCGCTGCTGCCGCCGGTGCGGTCCCACGCGCGCGGCAGGTTGACGCCGCCGACTGCGGTGCCGGTGCCCTTCAGGTACGGCTGGTTGACCTGGAATTCGGGATCGTCGGGCAGGGTGTCGTGCAGCCGCAGCCAGCGGTCGGGCACGGCGTCGGCCACGCGCGGGTCCTGGCGCAGCCGCGCCGCCGCCGCTTCGGGATCGGCGGCATGGGCGTCGGCCACCTGCAGCAGCTGCAGGTTGCCGCCCATGGCCCGGCGTGCCGACAGCGCGATGCCGGTGCGTTCGCTCAGCTGCTTGAGGGCTTCGGCGGCAGCCGGCGACTTGGCGGCGCCGCTGCCATCGACCGCGGTGGTGCCGTCGCGCCAGCGCACGATGATGTGGCCGGTGTAGGCCGGCGCGGACTGCGCGCCGGCTGCCAGCGCCGTGCCGGTCGGGAGCGCGCCGCATGCTGCGGCGGCGGCCAGGGCGATGGCCCGCCAGCGGCGGGCCGCGAAGCTGCGGCAAGGAACGGACAACGCGGACAGCGCGGAATGCGGCATGGATTTCTCCTCCCTGGGGCGTAGCGCGCTCGGGCCGGGCCGGCGC from Cupriavidus taiwanensis encodes:
- the glnE gene encoding bifunctional [glutamate--ammonia ligase]-adenylyl-L-tyrosine phosphorylase/[glutamate--ammonia-ligase] adenylyltransferase, translating into MTASDPTSSAAGDAAGQHGPRATPEPAHAASVAPGQGPGTMAAGAFAVTAAQAPQPDGEGARAGGDVLYSAAYSHYARRVLQARPDLPEILAAAVAQPLTRAWMAARLQALHTPSADAEDAAKRALRRLRAEVMCAVIERDLRGLATLGEVTGAMTDLAELAIQHGLAVLGDDLAATFGRPVGAHSGEVQELVVVGMGKLGGRELNVSSDIDLIFLYDEDGETQGGQRTLSNHEYFIRLGRRLINLLADVTADGYVFRVDMRLRPNGDAGPLACSLGMLEEYLVVQGREWERYAWIKGRVVSALDSPHAQRTAGLLARLTSPFVFRRYLDYGVIAAIRSLHAQIRSEAAKRSGGLPGHGVNQRSFNIKLGRGGIREIEFMAQVFQLIRGGQDPALRIRPTLEVLAVAVERGLLPAGQAAQLGDAYRFLRQLEHRLQYRDDAQTHHLPTAPDEQQAVARMMGCADWPALLARLAELQEPVAQQFEATFSDPDAGPCEALWPDIVMEDSAARAQDTPRQDASQAEADSAVPCQRLQAAGFTDCNALLDRLRAIAASLRYRALSEASRARFDQLVNRALDLAARQDDPDSTIGRFIDFLEAISRRASYLSLLSEYPQAMDRVAQTLHASRWAAAYLTRHPQLLDELLDSDALAGAPDWAAFRKRLHERLLAAEGQVEQQMDILRREHHAETFRVLLQDLQGMLTVEQVADRLSDLADAMLDATLETVWRQLATRHREVPRFAVIAYGRLGGKELGYASDLDIIFLYDDEHERAPEVYAAYARRLITWLTSHTAAGALFDVDTRLRPNGAAGLLVTSFDAFRRYQLREGDNTAWVWEHQALTRARFCAGDAAIGARFEALRDEVLCQERDAAALRGEIAQMRRKVAEGHPNPTELFDLKHDRGGMVDIEFTVQYLVLLHSRAHPQLTRNAGNIALLREAGELGLIDARLALAVGDAYRLFRARQHQLRLDGQVHARVAPASMAAQVAAVGTLWRAVFGEG
- the rrtA gene encoding rhombosortase, with amino-acid sequence MRADAARPPAPPGASWPGLLAGVALVWALSAAFTFLPWWHAHGLYLRDAVRVDGQWWRLATAMWVHLDGHHWLADMLAATGVLAICARVARVRSLLLVLVACGIAVQLVLLRVPAIAWYGGLSGALHGLALWGALGLLRAPGLARITGVLLCLGVLAKVWVEQSWLAPVVFDPAWGFGVVRVAHAAGAVAGLLCWVLQEWWLARRPAGDSGAAA
- the mprA gene encoding MprA protease, GlyGly-CTERM protein-sorting domain-containing form; amino-acid sequence: MPHSALSALSVPCRSFAARRWRAIALAAAAACGALPTGTALAAGAQSAPAYTGHIIVRWRDGTTAVDGSGAAKSPAAAEALKQLSERTGIALSARRAMGGNLQLLQVADAHAADPEAAAARLRQDPRVADAVPDRWLRLHDTLPDDPEFQVNQPYLKGTGTAVGGVNLPRAWDRTGGSSGMVVAVVDTGILPHPDLQGRLLSGFDFISTTTVSNDGDGRDGDPTDAGDGLPAGFTCPGSSTPTPEPTNNSWHGTRVAGVLGALTNNSRDIAGVDWNARILPVRVSGRCGALLSDTVEGMRWAGGLPVPNVPDNPNPARVVNISLGGGTCSSIEQQAVNDLNARGVVVVAAAGNNRGAVEAPADCSGVIAVTAHANGGENASYANVGPQVAISAPGGGCGNSQVVDGRCTVTPSVIRTLSNDGKTTLGNYVVASSAGTSFAAPMVSGVVSMMFTLNGSLTPAQVTAALKSSARPHPSGTFCTTNPGVCGAGLLDADGALLAALGMPPAQAAPAPAADGGGGGGAVPLWSALLLALAGLTGFALRRRV